From one Butyricimonas faecihominis genomic stretch:
- the glgP gene encoding alpha-glucan family phosphorylase — protein MSNLELKDPAYLFEVSWEVCNKVGGIHTVISTKVLSLAGEFKNNHILIGPDVWRYNEPNPEFTEDAHLFKSWRVKAAQEGLRIKVGRWNVAGNPVAILVDFTSFIPQKDQILTSFWEKFQVDSLTGQWDYIEPVLFGYTAGKVIESFVRYHISPRQRIIAQFHEWMTGSGMLYLKNALPQVGCVFTTHATVLGRSIAGNGLPLYDPMKDYNPVETAHRFGVDSKQSLESKAAEWADCFTTVSDITAKECEHFLGKQVDLVTPNGFENSFTPSEEDYPAKRQQGREKLLKVAQALLGRAVAEDALIVGISGRYEFKNKGLDVFIEALGRLNRDADNKRDILAFILVPAGHKGANRELLNNLERPYQAVEITHPYVTHELSDPQNDPVLRKIEEQRLSNGPEDRVKVFFSPSYLNGNDGVFNMPYYDLLVGMDLTVFPSYYEPWGYTPLESLAFKVPTITTSLAGFGLWVESYYKKAHPGIEVIERNDRNNEEVVEKITDKIKAIAGLNEKEYQAVAKNAKDVSKIALWENLISYYKKAYQIAIDKINERIDEIPVVEDEQWSFIEKKAATNVPNWISVIIHRSIPAKLSALEELANNLWWCWNEEAVDLFKSIDPLQWMLTRHNPIALLDKISLNRYKELENDEEFVVRLAAVYAKFSEYMDEKKQMNDPSIAYFSMEYGLHASLKIYSGGLGVLAGDYLKEASDKKTKITGIGLLYRYGYFTQKFSAAGNQEAEYEAQDFTKIPVSPARDAEGNWLTISLAFPGREVYARIWKVNVGRVELYLLDTDFEDNQEGDRSITHYLYGGDWENRLKQEILLGIGGIRALRKLNIQADVYHCNEGHAAFTGLERLREYVSEGQLSFAEAMEVVRASSLFTTHTPVPAGHDSFTENLLKNYFWFVAERLKITWEQLLGLGRVNANDPNEKFSMSFLAANLSQEVNGVSWLHGKVSRDIFKDLWPGYMPEELHISYVTNGVHYPTWTAPEWKKIQMSVFGEKFKTHHYDKTCFEGIYQVPDQVIKEVRMVLRSRLIRHIKHRLADEKSTAYFTPRQIVEIQDTLRDDILTIGFARRFATYKRAHLLFSNLDRLNEIVNNPDRPVQFIFAGKAHPADQAGQDLIKRIVEISKYPQFLGKILFLPNYDMDLARHMVQGVDVWMNTPTRPQEASGTSGEKAAMNGVMHFSVLDGWWVEGYQKDAGWALPMERTYENQEFQNELDAELIYNIIESEIAPAFYERGENGISSKWSGYIKNTIAKVASNFTCNRMLTDYEDKFYIPMSRRFHRLSDNNYALATQIAEWKRKVSREWESVQVDALILPDKSKQIISLGKSYQGKVVLDLGELSIDDIGVELVAMMKKDEKIEVCFTQEFVPVSFENGKAMYSIEVTPDDPGIFMLGLRIFPKNILLPHRQDFALVKWV, from the coding sequence ATGAGTAATTTGGAATTGAAAGATCCCGCCTATTTGTTCGAGGTAAGTTGGGAAGTATGTAATAAGGTTGGGGGAATTCACACGGTAATTTCAACAAAGGTGTTGAGTTTGGCCGGGGAATTCAAAAACAACCATATATTGATTGGCCCGGACGTGTGGCGGTATAATGAACCGAACCCGGAATTCACAGAGGATGCCCATTTGTTTAAATCGTGGCGGGTGAAAGCGGCACAGGAGGGGTTGCGGATTAAAGTGGGACGATGGAACGTGGCGGGTAACCCCGTGGCTATTCTGGTGGATTTTACCTCTTTTATTCCCCAGAAGGATCAAATTTTGACGTCTTTTTGGGAGAAGTTTCAGGTGGACTCGTTAACCGGACAATGGGATTACATTGAACCCGTGTTATTTGGTTACACGGCAGGAAAAGTGATCGAAAGTTTTGTCCGTTACCATATATCGCCTCGTCAGCGTATTATTGCCCAGTTCCACGAGTGGATGACGGGAAGCGGTATGTTGTACTTGAAAAATGCCCTTCCACAAGTGGGATGTGTGTTCACCACTCATGCCACCGTGTTAGGACGTAGTATTGCCGGGAACGGCTTGCCTCTTTATGATCCGATGAAGGATTACAATCCGGTGGAAACGGCCCATCGTTTCGGCGTGGATTCCAAACAATCCCTGGAAAGTAAGGCGGCAGAATGGGCGGATTGTTTCACGACGGTCAGTGACATTACTGCGAAAGAATGTGAGCATTTCTTGGGTAAGCAAGTGGATCTTGTTACCCCGAATGGTTTCGAGAATAGTTTCACCCCCAGCGAGGAGGATTATCCCGCCAAGCGTCAGCAAGGACGGGAAAAGTTGTTGAAAGTGGCGCAGGCTTTGTTGGGAAGGGCGGTCGCTGAAGATGCTTTAATCGTGGGTATCAGTGGACGTTACGAGTTTAAAAATAAGGGGCTGGACGTGTTTATCGAAGCACTGGGACGCTTGAACCGGGATGCAGATAATAAACGGGATATTTTGGCGTTTATTCTGGTTCCGGCAGGACACAAGGGTGCAAATCGGGAATTACTGAATAATTTGGAACGTCCCTATCAGGCCGTAGAAATTACACATCCTTACGTGACGCATGAATTGTCGGACCCGCAAAATGATCCGGTCTTGCGTAAGATCGAGGAGCAAAGGTTATCGAACGGGCCGGAGGATCGGGTGAAGGTCTTTTTCTCCCCGAGTTATTTGAATGGTAATGACGGCGTGTTCAATATGCCTTATTATGATTTGCTCGTGGGAATGGATTTAACCGTTTTCCCCTCTTACTACGAACCTTGGGGATATACGCCTTTGGAAAGTTTGGCGTTTAAAGTACCGACGATCACGACCTCCTTAGCGGGATTCGGTTTATGGGTAGAATCCTATTACAAGAAAGCGCATCCGGGAATTGAAGTGATAGAGCGGAATGACCGGAATAACGAGGAGGTGGTCGAGAAGATTACCGATAAAATAAAAGCGATTGCCGGGCTGAACGAAAAAGAGTATCAAGCTGTAGCTAAGAATGCCAAGGACGTTTCGAAGATTGCTCTTTGGGAAAACTTGATCTCATACTACAAGAAGGCTTATCAGATTGCGATAGATAAAATAAATGAACGGATTGATGAAATCCCGGTGGTGGAAGACGAACAGTGGTCGTTTATCGAGAAGAAAGCGGCAACAAATGTTCCGAACTGGATCAGCGTGATCATTCATCGGTCGATTCCTGCCAAATTAAGTGCCTTGGAAGAATTGGCAAATAATTTATGGTGGTGTTGGAACGAGGAGGCGGTTGATCTGTTCAAGAGTATCGATCCTTTACAATGGATGTTGACGCGCCATAACCCGATAGCCCTCTTGGATAAGATTTCTTTAAACCGATACAAGGAGTTGGAGAATGACGAGGAATTTGTGGTCCGTCTGGCAGCCGTGTACGCTAAATTCTCCGAGTACATGGATGAGAAAAAACAAATGAATGATCCTTCCATTGCTTATTTCAGTATGGAGTATGGGTTACACGCTTCCCTGAAAATTTATTCGGGCGGTCTTGGAGTTTTGGCCGGGGATTACTTGAAAGAGGCGAGCGATAAGAAAACGAAGATCACGGGTATCGGTCTGTTGTATCGTTACGGTTATTTCACGCAGAAATTCTCTGCCGCTGGAAATCAAGAGGCTGAATATGAAGCGCAGGATTTCACGAAAATTCCGGTGTCTCCGGCTCGGGATGCAGAAGGAAATTGGTTGACGATTAGTCTTGCATTCCCCGGACGAGAGGTGTATGCCCGAATCTGGAAGGTGAACGTTGGACGGGTTGAGTTGTACTTGTTGGATACGGATTTCGAGGATAATCAGGAAGGCGATCGGAGTATCACGCATTACCTGTATGGTGGGGATTGGGAAAATCGTTTGAAACAGGAAATTTTGCTGGGTATCGGGGGAATCCGGGCTTTGCGGAAATTGAATATTCAGGCGGATGTGTACCATTGTAATGAAGGACATGCCGCGTTTACTGGGTTGGAAAGATTGCGGGAATACGTGTCAGAAGGTCAACTCTCATTTGCCGAGGCGATGGAAGTCGTTCGGGCGTCTTCGCTTTTCACCACGCATACGCCGGTTCCGGCAGGGCATGATTCATTTACCGAAAACCTGTTGAAAAATTACTTCTGGTTTGTGGCTGAACGCTTGAAAATCACGTGGGAACAGTTGCTTGGGTTGGGACGTGTAAATGCAAATGACCCGAATGAGAAGTTCTCCATGAGTTTCCTAGCCGCGAACTTATCACAAGAGGTGAACGGGGTTAGCTGGTTACACGGGAAAGTCAGTCGGGATATATTCAAGGATTTATGGCCGGGATATATGCCGGAAGAGTTACACATCAGTTATGTAACTAATGGCGTGCATTACCCGACTTGGACGGCTCCGGAATGGAAAAAAATACAGATGAGCGTGTTTGGAGAGAAATTCAAAACGCATCATTACGATAAAACTTGTTTTGAAGGTATCTACCAAGTACCGGATCAAGTGATCAAAGAGGTACGTATGGTTTTACGCAGTCGGTTGATCCGTCATATAAAGCATCGTTTGGCTGACGAGAAGAGTACGGCTTATTTCACGCCGCGGCAAATCGTGGAAATTCAAGACACCTTGCGGGATGATATTCTGACCATCGGTTTTGCCCGTCGTTTTGCGACTTACAAGCGGGCTCATTTGCTATTCAGTAATCTGGATCGTTTGAACGAGATCGTGAATAACCCGGACCGTCCGGTTCAGTTTATTTTTGCGGGGAAAGCTCACCCGGCGGATCAGGCCGGTCAGGATTTGATCAAGCGGATCGTGGAGATCTCCAAATATCCGCAGTTCTTGGGTAAGATATTGTTCCTGCCGAATTATGACATGGACTTGGCTCGTCACATGGTGCAAGGAGTGGACGTGTGGATGAATACCCCGACCCGTCCGCAGGAGGCTTCCGGTACGAGTGGGGAGAAGGCTGCCATGAATGGAGTCATGCACTTCAGCGTGCTGGACGGTTGGTGGGTTGAAGGCTATCAGAAGGATGCCGGTTGGGCTTTGCCGATGGAAAGAACGTACGAGAATCAAGAATTCCAAAACGAGTTGGATGCCGAGTTGATTTATAATATCATTGAATCGGAAATCGCTCCGGCGTTCTATGAGCGGGGAGAGAACGGTATCTCCAGCAAGTGGTCTGGATACATCAAAAACACGATCGCGAAAGTGGCTTCAAACTTTACGTGTAATCGGATGTTGACGGATTACGAGGATAAGTTTTATATACCGATGTCTCGCCGTTTCCACCGTTTGAGTGATAATAATTATGCTTTAGCCACGCAGATTGCAGAGTGGAAGAGGAAGGTTAGTCGGGAATGGGAATCCGTGCAGGTGGATGCATTGATTCTTCCCGATAAATCGAAACAGATTATCTCTTTGGGTAAATCTTACCAGGGGAAAGTGGTACTTGATTTGGGTGAGTTGTCTATTGATGACATCGGGGTAGAATTGGTCGCCATGATGAAAAAGGACGAAAAGATTGAGGTTTGTTTCACTCAGGAATTTGTACCCGTCTCTTTCGAGAACGGGAAGGCGATGTATTCCATCGAAGTGACTCCCGATGATCCCGGAATTTTCATGCTAGGATTACGAATTTTCCCGAAAAACATATTACTTCCTCACAGACAGGATTTTGCTTTGGTGAAATGGGTGTAG
- a CDS encoding glycosyltransferase family 4 protein, translating to MKVLMFGWEFPPHIAGGLGTASYGLTKGLAKHGVKVMFVMPKAGGDEDQSVVKIINASDVEMMSEYSNLDEYWQNVNFMEIGSNLVPYLDPETFERTVKETIKTGEHSEHIVFRNKFQFSGKYGTNLMEEVARYAMVAGTIAAQQDFDIIHAHDWLTYSAGIVAKKVSGKPLVIHVHATEFDRSGENVNQQVYDIEKRGMEAADRVITVSNLTRNIVINRYGINPDKVVTVHNAVDFQTREDIEVERGVKEKVVTFLGRITFQKGPEYFIEAANKVLKRYPNVRFVMAGSGDLFNRSVRRVAQLKIATKFHFTGFLRGDDVQKMFLHSDVYVMPSVSEPFGISPLEAMRAGVPTIISKQSGVAEVLKHSIKVDYWDVDALADAIYGLLAYPALGKMAGEEGLDEVNQLKWENAALKVDEVYKDVLGV from the coding sequence ATAAAAGTATTGATGTTTGGGTGGGAATTTCCACCACATATTGCAGGGGGCTTGGGAACGGCCAGTTACGGGTTGACGAAGGGCTTGGCGAAACATGGCGTCAAGGTAATGTTTGTCATGCCGAAGGCCGGAGGTGATGAGGATCAAAGCGTCGTGAAAATCATTAATGCGAGTGATGTCGAAATGATGAGCGAGTATTCGAATTTGGATGAATACTGGCAGAATGTAAACTTTATGGAAATCGGTTCGAATCTTGTTCCCTATCTGGACCCGGAAACCTTCGAAAGAACGGTAAAGGAAACCATAAAGACGGGCGAACATTCCGAGCATATCGTTTTCCGTAACAAGTTCCAATTTTCCGGTAAATACGGAACAAACCTGATGGAAGAAGTTGCCCGCTACGCCATGGTGGCAGGGACGATAGCGGCGCAACAGGATTTTGATATTATCCATGCCCACGACTGGCTGACCTATTCGGCTGGGATCGTGGCGAAAAAAGTTTCGGGTAAACCGTTGGTGATCCATGTACATGCCACGGAATTTGACCGGAGCGGGGAGAATGTCAACCAACAGGTGTACGATATAGAGAAACGTGGAATGGAAGCCGCCGATCGGGTAATCACCGTGAGCAATCTGACGCGGAACATCGTGATCAATCGTTACGGTATTAACCCGGATAAGGTGGTAACGGTTCATAATGCCGTGGATTTCCAGACACGGGAAGATATTGAAGTGGAACGGGGAGTGAAAGAAAAAGTGGTCACCTTCTTGGGAAGGATCACTTTCCAGAAAGGACCGGAATATTTTATCGAGGCTGCGAATAAGGTTTTGAAACGTTACCCGAACGTCCGGTTCGTTATGGCCGGAAGTGGGGACTTGTTTAATCGTTCCGTTCGACGTGTGGCCCAATTGAAAATTGCTACGAAATTTCACTTTACCGGATTCTTACGGGGGGATGATGTGCAGAAGATGTTTTTGCATAGTGACGTGTATGTAATGCCTTCTGTCTCCGAGCCATTCGGGATTTCGCCGTTGGAGGCGATGCGTGCGGGTGTTCCCACGATTATCTCTAAACAATCCGGGGTGGCAGAAGTATTAAAACATTCTATTAAAGTAGATTACTGGGATGTCGATGCGTTGGCAGATGCTATATATGGTTTATTGGCCTATCCGGCTCTGGGAAAAATGGCCGGGGAAGAGGGATTGGATGAGGTAAACCAGTTGAAATGGGAGAATGCCGCGTTGAAAGTCGATGAAGTTTACAAGGACGTATTGGGAGTTTAG
- a CDS encoding glycoside hydrolase family 57 protein codes for MKKTLCFYFQIHQPVRLRRYRFFDIGKRHDYFDEYVNRSTIRRVAEKCYLPMNQLVMDMIQRYGANFKVSFSISGSALEQFALHAPEVIESFQKLAKTGCVEFLAETYAHSLASLSDTDEFERQVRRHVARMEELFGQKPVTLRNSSLIYSDQIGERVAAMGFESMLTDGAKHVLGWKSPNFVYTNVMNPRLKLLLKNSRLSDDLTLRFSDHSWHEWPLTADKYARWLKDSTRDREIVNLFMNYETFGENQLAETGIFEFMRSLPEFIFSTTDFEFLTPSEAVKKHQPVAPLHVPYPISWADEEKDITGWLGNELQNEAFEELFKIQPKVEALNDPELNEDYSRLQASDHFYYMRTKLFSDNDYHRYVSPYETPYEAFINYMNVLSDFVARVEDMEKMRNIAGNKITEEEKSPEKKKRTPRVKSAESAAKATKKVSTKEKQVKSKH; via the coding sequence ATGAAAAAGACATTGTGTTTTTATTTCCAGATACATCAACCCGTAAGATTAAGAAGGTATCGTTTTTTTGATATAGGCAAGCGTCATGATTATTTTGACGAATATGTGAATCGTTCCACGATACGGCGTGTGGCGGAAAAATGCTATTTGCCGATGAATCAGTTGGTCATGGATATGATTCAGCGCTATGGGGCGAACTTTAAAGTGAGTTTTTCCATTTCCGGCTCGGCATTGGAACAGTTTGCCCTTCATGCCCCGGAAGTGATTGAAAGTTTCCAGAAATTGGCCAAGACAGGCTGTGTGGAATTTTTAGCCGAGACGTATGCTCACTCGTTGGCATCCTTGTCTGATACGGATGAATTTGAGAGACAAGTACGACGACATGTGGCTAGGATGGAAGAGTTATTCGGGCAGAAGCCGGTGACCTTGCGGAATAGTTCGTTGATTTATTCCGATCAGATCGGGGAACGGGTGGCTGCCATGGGATTTGAATCCATGTTAACCGATGGGGCAAAGCATGTGTTGGGGTGGAAGAGTCCGAATTTTGTTTACACGAACGTGATGAATCCCCGGTTGAAACTGTTGTTGAAAAATTCCCGGTTAAGCGACGATTTGACCCTGCGTTTTTCAGATCATAGCTGGCATGAATGGCCTCTCACGGCAGATAAATATGCTCGTTGGTTAAAAGATAGTACGCGGGATCGTGAGATCGTGAATTTGTTTATGAACTACGAGACGTTTGGTGAAAACCAATTGGCCGAGACCGGAATTTTCGAGTTTATGCGTTCTTTGCCCGAATTTATATTCTCGACAACTGATTTTGAATTCCTGACCCCGAGCGAGGCGGTGAAAAAACATCAGCCAGTGGCTCCTTTGCACGTGCCTTACCCGATTTCATGGGCGGATGAAGAAAAGGATATTACCGGATGGTTGGGAAATGAATTACAAAATGAGGCTTTTGAAGAGCTGTTTAAAATACAACCAAAAGTGGAAGCATTAAATGATCCGGAGCTGAACGAGGATTACTCTCGCTTGCAGGCTAGTGATCATTTCTATTATATGAGGACGAAACTGTTCTCCGATAACGATTATCATCGTTACGTTTCACCTTATGAAACTCCGTATGAAGCATTCATAAATTATATGAATGTGTTGAGTGATTTTGTCGCACGTGTGGAAGATATGGAAAAAATGCGTAATATTGCGGGCAATAAAATCACCGAAGAAGAGAAAAGTCCGGAAAAAAAGAAACGGACTCCTCGTGTAAAAAGTGCGGAGAGTGCTGCGAAGGCGACGAAGAAGGTGAGTACTAAGGAGAAACAAGTGAAGTCAAAACATTAA
- a CDS encoding amylo-alpha-1,6-glucosidase: MSYLNFNKEELVNLEYSLKREVLSTNRAGGYSSTTVVCCNTRKYHGLLVLPISEFGGENHVLLSSLDETVVQHGQSFNLGIHKYPGVYEPRGHKYIVDLAYDPLFTLTYRVGGVVLKKEILMVHNEAQLMVRYTLEDAHSETFLRLKPFLAYRNVHALSKANMMANTKFDHVENGIRSKLYVGFPALNMQLSKENEFIPVPDWYYNIEYLEEKNRGYDYKEDLFVPGYFEVPIKKGESIIFSASTEEVKTSTLKRKFQQMENKRERRDDFESCLTYSASQFIVHEGKDTEVVAGYPWFGRWGRDTFIALPGLTLAAGANLKDCKEVLDTMARQLHNGLFPNIGKGDKAAYNSIDAPMWFFWAVQEYDKAQGEPGVVWKNYGGKMKSILTAFREGVNPGLRMDPSGLIWARQPGKALTWMDAVVRGVPVTPRAGYAVEINALWYNAVCYMLKLAGEAKDQSFIKEWQDMPELIRKSFVETFWNEEYGYLADYVDDEGQNLDVRPNQVFACSLMYSPLTDDMKERVLRVVTKELLTQKGLRTLSPKNPKYHGHYEGNQDERDNAYHQGTVWPWLIGAYIEANLQLYGKQFLPEAKELLEGFEEDMTVYGLCSVAEVYDGDPPHHPNGSISQAWSVGEILRSMELIRKYEN; this comes from the coding sequence ATGAGTTATTTGAATTTCAACAAAGAAGAATTGGTAAATCTGGAATATTCTTTGAAGAGAGAAGTTTTATCAACCAATAGAGCCGGGGGATATTCTTCGACAACGGTTGTATGTTGTAACACGAGGAAATATCACGGGCTACTTGTATTACCTATCTCGGAGTTCGGGGGAGAGAATCATGTATTACTTTCCTCTTTGGATGAGACGGTTGTTCAACACGGGCAATCTTTTAATTTGGGAATCCATAAATATCCCGGGGTGTATGAACCTAGGGGACATAAATATATCGTGGATCTGGCTTATGATCCATTGTTCACGTTGACTTACCGGGTGGGGGGCGTCGTGCTGAAGAAAGAAATTTTGATGGTACATAACGAAGCTCAATTGATGGTTCGTTATACATTGGAAGATGCTCACTCGGAGACTTTCTTGCGGTTGAAGCCGTTTTTGGCTTACCGGAATGTTCACGCTTTAAGCAAGGCGAACATGATGGCAAACACGAAGTTTGATCACGTGGAGAATGGTATCCGTTCAAAATTGTATGTCGGATTCCCGGCTTTGAATATGCAGTTGAGTAAGGAAAACGAGTTTATACCTGTGCCTGACTGGTATTATAATATAGAGTATCTGGAGGAAAAGAACCGGGGATATGATTATAAAGAAGACTTGTTTGTTCCCGGTTATTTTGAAGTTCCGATCAAAAAAGGAGAAAGTATTATATTTTCGGCTTCCACCGAGGAAGTAAAAACTTCCACCTTGAAACGTAAATTCCAGCAAATGGAAAATAAAAGGGAACGTCGGGATGACTTTGAAAGTTGCTTGACTTATTCGGCTTCCCAGTTTATTGTTCACGAGGGGAAAGATACGGAGGTTGTGGCCGGTTACCCGTGGTTCGGACGCTGGGGACGCGACACGTTTATTGCCCTTCCGGGGTTGACGTTAGCTGCCGGAGCGAATTTGAAGGACTGTAAAGAAGTGCTTGATACCATGGCTCGCCAGTTACACAATGGTTTGTTTCCGAATATCGGTAAAGGAGATAAGGCTGCCTACAATTCGATAGACGCTCCCATGTGGTTCTTCTGGGCGGTGCAGGAGTACGATAAAGCTCAAGGAGAGCCGGGCGTTGTATGGAAAAATTATGGCGGGAAAATGAAATCTATCTTGACCGCTTTCCGGGAAGGCGTGAATCCCGGGTTACGAATGGACCCGAGTGGTTTGATCTGGGCCCGACAACCCGGAAAAGCACTGACATGGATGGATGCTGTTGTGCGGGGAGTTCCCGTGACACCGAGGGCCGGGTATGCCGTGGAGATCAACGCCCTTTGGTATAATGCAGTGTGCTACATGTTGAAATTAGCGGGAGAGGCGAAGGATCAATCCTTTATAAAGGAATGGCAGGATATGCCTGAGTTGATTCGTAAATCGTTCGTGGAAACCTTCTGGAATGAAGAATATGGATATTTAGCCGATTACGTGGACGACGAAGGTCAGAATCTGGATGTAAGACCGAATCAGGTGTTTGCCTGTTCTCTGATGTATTCCCCGCTTACGGACGACATGAAGGAACGGGTTCTGCGAGTCGTGACGAAAGAGTTGTTGACACAGAAGGGCTTGCGGACTTTATCTCCCAAAAATCCGAAATATCACGGGCATTATGAAGGTAACCAAGATGAGCGGGACAACGCTTATCATCAGGGAACCGTATGGCCTTGGCTGATAGGGGCGTATATAGAGGCAAATCTTCAGCTTTACGGGAAACAGTTCTTGCCGGAGGCGAAAGAATTGCTGGAAGGATTTGAAGAAGACATGACCGTTTACGGGTTGTGTTCGGTCGCTGAAGTGTATGATGGTGATCCTCCACATCATCCGAATGGGAGTATATCTCAAGCGTGGAGCGTTGGGGAGATACTTAGAAGTATGGAATTGATAAGGAAATATGAAAATTAA